One Setaria viridis chromosome 3, Setaria_viridis_v4.0, whole genome shotgun sequence DNA window includes the following coding sequences:
- the LOC117846948 gene encoding uncharacterized protein isoform X2, with product MMSTSRQADDGPAVLQLCRWELSETQLKLSKFREAFISPTRRLFGLLSDCGDLVLATAEVNPSQVELPRALSDTCSQAVFETFSSIPRVKSLAWGYCSDASSQLEDSGFNEILVVSSDASITVHAFCHPRKSTLTVNSTSDAKELHGEWKEWGPTECSVLEDGESGPKNWFCSFLTTITASVSSGKYQAKFPVKSSLPHSAEVVSFSLYDITLSFLKFWYSKCSPKTMMETDSESPQSFFSSLPLAEASCSCQWECLKVLSSSSGYLIGLVLTPNDSVTCEAHPCNTECILIAVLELNQWGIQWNFVADLQDVRDGVKASPKWVDFQLSDMFLACLNATGFVAIWNVKTGGLATSFSVLQQCRTGLEMPTRSSMPDVTNLHGGNISVESFAGRMFKRLVLASYSHLLAVVDEVGVVYVFYADDTLNFKANVLENFDLSVTNHFGDCLSAWEAAGHEIGSLSFSTHQSIRQGSLNPAKLVPEVSWKNDVGIVRPRKRRKCRCDENEVDSWPSGFVTTGQMKVGPAYPDTLNSSSTLRRILLPPCRSYEDVISLSPLGLTRIFKGSNADGNEHVKIFHTELLMYSSFLGERDIDVGFMDKRLPFKKDSAFVGDSVVCCCQGYLYLITQNGLSVVLPPVSISSFSSHGDAIKFWQPGFAVGSACNALNLLSVERSETRWKPWQIEVLDRALLYEGPALADRLCWENGWDLKVSRLRWLQLALHYSMIADLEQSLDMLAEVNLAEEGVLQLLLASIHRLSGRSGSDNEVAVSSRLMVLAVRFATRMIKCYGLQKQNTDMPDNSVKLHEMSSLLMVIRSIQHRVSAKNQNSVRMGDDKNSLKIGTELLQNDSSLSVVVVDGLSSGLSGGLDAHDRQESAHVLVPDSDSLLALAPAESSLSASNFHDINTNKGTAQDGRQIIQGNIKEMINRWEMNNFDLKTVVREALQSGRLPLAVLQLQLLRQRELVSNEDSEDAFSEVHEIGRSIVYDLLMKGKTELAVATLERLGDDVESDLRQLMQGTVRRSLRLQIADEMKKRGFIRSSEWKMLETITLIERFYPSSSFWDTYFVRENVIRDAAKIVTLPGEDKPALSLHIRNQPLIECGDVDGTVLGSWVNIDDYTDSKESSGSNISDGYWACAAVWSDAWDQRTVDRILLDQPYHVHAHIPWESQFEYFVGHNDAGKVCELLDMIPNSVLLEGIIRVNVDSLQAADNTVSDLTVPDYNMYICDSEELEPVCMEIPHVKVFRSLYNHESTSYIRMLIQQELAKKHIFVKEYWKSTTEIIPLLARAGMLIKVGPRKEYSTTFSASEMPDDANHQGREGALHKLVIRFCVQYNLPYLLELYLDNCNLAPEKDCIPLLKDAAGDCKWAQWLLFSRIKGLEYEASFSNARWNLSQKMINSSNLTAVEIDEMLYTVDDMAERIGEMSALATLMYASAPIQKSICTGSVNRSRGLPSQCTLENLGPCLQQFPTLWKTLYSACFGQGEYGCLNYSPANVFGKSSISEYLRWRYSIFSSAGGDTSLLQMVPCWVPKSIRRLIQLFEQGPFGMQLLSSAPPSEELFTHSVTDYIYNSTGYTDANALSLEASIQKSVEEELYSSLEEKDVRVEHHLHRGRALAAFRHLLVKRASQLKSASACQVIPAQSNVQADVQLILAPLSQAERSILISVAPLAITNFEDSALVASCIFLLELCGLCANMLRLDIAALRRISSYYKSVQQKKHFDLSSPKAPELHMQSHGADIAPALARALAEDYVQSDHLHVLEQTQTSMAPKREQTPQPLIAILQHLEKASLPSLDEGKTCGFWLLTGIGDASVYRSQQNEASQHWNLVTEFCQAHHLPLSTKYLALLANDNDWVGFLTEAQIAGFPIEVVIEVAAKEIRDSRLRTHILTVLKNMMSLRRKSSGNIPSGSSDSSFSAVDGNNPVELFGILGVCEKQKNPGEALLNKAKQMQWSLLAMIASCFPDVTPLSCLSVWLEITAAREMSSIKVDDISSKIAKNVESAVVATNKLPGTCRNVEFRYNRKNPKRRRFLEASPEKFTMCFSLDSSCGPNSAATSYPADIDAHQESGRSISGETIMSVDIDERLACLSSMVAVLCEQQLFLPLLRAFEMFLPSCSLLSFIRSLQAFSQMRLPEASAHLASFSVRIKDEASHTQLNSSKEVSVLAGWVAATAVKAADAVLSTCPSIYEKRCLLQLLSGVDFADSGSSSSYFSRRYWKINLSEPDLHKDTDIYDWNDFMDDACLLTSLEKDGQWEQARTWARQLESSDIAWESTLDHVTESQAEAMVAEWKEFLWDIPQERAALWGHCQSLFMRYSLPPLKAGLFFLKHAEAVGKEIPARELHEILLLSLQWLSGTMTKSSPVYPLHLLRDIETRVWLLAVESESQSKADGEFATPAVAHNIAVGNGTSIIEQTADVITKIDSNMGSPHMKATERNGIRDNLSCQHVQLFESNSEASSTTINNTRGKRRVKTNLPLRRGVNDNFESRTSDLDNNSNNFQSSKIGEQARNILSEEEFAKMEESLSGWEQNVRPVDMEKAVLSLLEFGQITAAKQLQQKLSPSYIPEELVLVDVALKIANNSSIGISLSCFDTEALSILQSLGVASSSDMIDPLQVMEKLAVKCGEGRGRALIRRIIAVIRTAKLLGLPFSEAFEKQPIEILQLLSLKAQDSFDEAKFLVETHIMPASSIARILADSFLKGLLAAHRGGYLDSQKEEGPAPLLWRSSDFLKWAKLCPSEPEIGHALMRLVMTGHEVPHACEVELLILSHHFYMSSSCLDGVDVLVTFAANRVDSYVLEGDFPCLARLITGVSNFHSLSFILSILVENGQLELLLQKYSATDTATGTPASVRGFRMAVITSLKQFNPNDDDALSMVYRHFDMKHEAASLLELRAEQYMNSWLSRYDKERRNDELLEAMHHLVETAEVLSTIDAGQRTHRACARASLLSLQIRIPDLLWIGLSETNARRIFVEQSRFQEALIVAEAYNINQPMEWAPVFWNQMLKPDLIEQFVAEFVSVLPLQPPMLLELARFYRAEVAARGEQSHFSVWLSPGGLPAEWVKHLGRSFRSLLRRTRDMRLRLQLAALATGFVDVLDICNKVLDKVPENAGPLILRKGHGGAYLPLM from the exons ATGATGTCCACATCTCGTCAGGCAGATGATGGCCCTGCTGTACTACAGTTATGCAGATGGGAATTGTCAGAAACCCAGCTTAAATTATCAAAATTTCGAGAGGCTTTTATATCTCCGACAAGGCGTCTTTTTGGACTACTCTCAGACTGTG GAGATCTTGTCCTGGCAACTGCGGAGGTCAATCCATCACAAGTTGAATTACCTAGAGCTCTCTCAGATACCTGTAGTCAGGCAGTCTTTGAAACATTTTCTTCTATTCCTAGAGTTAAGTCTTTAGCATGGGGATACTGTTCTGATGCTTCTAGTCAGCTTGAAGACTCAGGTTTTAATGAAATTCTTGTCGTATCTAGTGATGCTTCTATCACAGTTCATGCATTCTGTCATCCTCGCAAAAGCACACTTACAGTTAATTCCACATCTGATGCTAAAGAGTTGCATGGGGAGTGGAAAGAGTGGGGTCCTACTGAGTGCTCAGTGTTGGAGGATGGTGAGTCAGGTCCAAAAAACTGGTTTTGTTCTTTCTTGACTACAATCACTGCATCTGTTTCTAGTGGAAAATACCAAGCCAAATTTCCTGTGAAATCTTCATTACCTCATTCAGCAGAAGTGGTATCCTTTAGCTTATATGATATTACTCTGTCATTCTTGAAGTTCTGGTATAGCAAATGTTCTCCAAAGACTATGATGGAAACCGACAGTGAATCACCACAAAGTTTCTTTAGTTCTTTACCCTTAGCTGAAGCATCATGCAGCTGTCAGTGGGAGTGTCTAAAAGTTTTGTCTAGCTCTTCAGGTTATTTGATCGGCTTAGTTTTGACTCCTAATGACTCAGTAACTTGTGAGGCCCATCCATGCAACACGGAGTGTATTTTGATTGCTGTTCTTGAGCTAAACCAGTGGGGTATACAGTGGAACTTTGTGGCAGACCTTCAGGATGTACGTGATGGTGTTAAGGCCAGTCCAAAATGGGTTGATTTTCAGTTGTCAGATATGTTTCTTGCCTGCCTTAATGCAACAGGTTTTGTTGCCATTTGGAATGTGAAAACTGGTGGCCTTGCCACATCATTCAGTGTTCTTCAACAGTGCAGAACAGGTCTGGAGATGCCCACGAGGAGCTCTATGCCTGATGTGACAAATTTGCATGGGGGAAACATCTCTGTTGAGAGCTTTGCTGGTAGAATGTTTAAGCGGTTAGTTTTGGCATCGTATTCTCATCTTCTTGCTGTCGTAGATGAGGTTGGAGTAGTGTATGTGTTCTATGCAGATGACACCTTAAACTTCAAAGCTAATGTGCTTGAAAACTTTGATCTGAGTGTTACGAATCATTTTGGTGATTGTTTGTCTGCCTGGGAAGCCGCTGGTCATGAGATAGGGAGTCTATCATTTAGCACTCATCAGTCCATACGACAGGGGTCACTTAATCCAGCCAAATTGGTTCCTGAGGTCTCATGGAAAAATGATGTTGGTATTGTCAGGCCTAGAAAAAGAAGGAAGTGTAGATGCGATGAAAATGAAGTGGACAGCTGGCCAAGTGGTTTTGTCACTACAGGGCAGATGAAAGTTGGGCCTGCTTATCCTGACACTCTGAATTCCTCTAGTACCTTAAGGAGGATACTTCTTCCTCCATGCAGATCATATGAGGATGTAATTAGTCTGTCTCCGCTTGGACTAACGAGGATTTTTAAAGGTTCAAATGCAGATGGAAATGAGCATGTCAAAATTTTTCATACCGAGTTGCTTATGTATTCATCTTTTCTTGGCGAAAGAGATATTGATGTTGGATTTATGGACAAAAGGCTTCCATTTAAGAAAGATTCTGCTTTTGTCGGAGATTCTGTTGTTTGCTGCTGTCAGGGATATCTGTATCTAATCACTCAGAATGGCCTTTCCGTGGTCCTTCCACCAGTTTCTATTTCATCTTTTTCGTCTCATGGTGATGCTATCAAATTTTGGCAACCGGGTTTTGCTGTTGGTAGTGCATGCAATGCTCTGAACCTATTATCAGTTGAAAGATCTGAAACAAGGTGGAAACCCTGGCAAATAGAAGTTTTGGATAGAGCATTGTTGTATGAAGGGCCTGCACTAGCAGATAGGCTCTGCTGGGAGAATG GATGGGACTTGAAAGTCTCTAGGTTACGTTGGCTGCAATTGGCCCTGCATTACTCGATGATTGCTGATCTAGAGCA GTCACTTGATATGCTCGCTGAGGTCAATCTTGCAGAAGAAGGTGTCTTGCAACTGCTATTGGCATCTATTCATCGGTTATCTGGTAGGTCTGGAAGCGATAATGAAGTCGCAGTGTCATCAAG GTTAATGGTTTTAGCTGTCCGCTTTGCAACAAGAATGATAAAATGTTATGGGCTTCAGAAGCAGAACACAG ACATGCCAGATAATTCAGTAAAGCTTCATGAAATGTCTTCCCTTTTGATGGTAATAAGGAGTATCCAACACCGAGTCTCTGCAAAGAATCAGAATTCTGTTCGGATG GGAGATGATAAGAACTCACTGAAAATAGGTACAGAATTATTGCAAAATGATTCTTCACTTTCAGTTGTTGTAGTGGATGGTCTTTCATCAGGGCTGTCAGGTGGTTTAGATGCTCATGACAGGCAAGAGTCAGCTCATGTGTTGGTTCCTGATAGTGACAGCCTGTTAGCTCTAGCGCCAGCTGAATCATCTCTTAGTGCTTCGAATTTCCATGATATTAATACCAATAAAGGGACTGCTCAAGATGGGAGACAAATTATTCAAGGAAACATCAAGGAAATGATTAATAGATGGGAAATGAATAACTTTGACTTGAAAACTGTAGTCAGAGAAGCACTGCAATCTGGTCGCCTACCTTTGGCAGTTCTTCAGCTGCAGCTTTTGCGCCAGAGGGAATTAGTTTCCAATGAGGATTCAGAAGATGCTTTCTCCGAAGTTCATGAAATAGGAAGATCTATTGTATATGATCTGTTGATGAAG GGTAAAACTGAATTGGCTGTAGCAACGCTAGAAAGGTTAGGAGATGATGTAGAGTCAGACCTAAGACAACTTATGCAAGGTACTGTCAGGAGGTCATTAAGGCTGCAAATTGCTGATGAGATGAAGAAGCGTGGGTTCATAAGGTCAAGTGAATGGAAGATGCTAGAGACTATAACTCTGATTGAG CGGTTCTACCCAAGCAGCAGCTTCTGGGACACATATTTTGTCAGGGAGAATGTCATTCGTGATGCTGCAAAGATTGTTACACTGCCAGGAGAAGATAAACCTGCATTATCTCTCCATATCCGCAACCAACCCCTTATTGAATGCGGTGATGTTGATGGAACAGTGCTTGGTTCTTGGGTGAACATTGATGATTACACTGATTCAAAGGAATCCTCTGGGAGCAACATTTCTGATGGCTACTGGGCCTGCGCTGCCGTATGGTCGGATGCTTGGGATCAGAGAACTGTGGACCGC ATATTGCTGGATCAGCCTTATCATGTACATGCTCATATCCCATGGGAATCTCAGTTTGAATATTTTGTTGGTCATAATGATGCGGGGAAAGTCTGTGAACTTCTGGACATGATTCCCAACAGCGTACTTTTAGAAGGGATTATTAGAGTAAATGTGGACAGTTTACAAGCTGCCGACAACACCGTTTCTGACCTAACAGTTCCTGATTACAACATGTACATATGTGACTCAGAAGAGCTGGAACCTGTTTGCATGGAGATACCACATGTTAAGGTATTTAGATCCTTGTACAATCATGAATCAACGTCGTACATCAGAATGCTAATACAGCAGGAGTTGGCAAAGAAACACATCTTTGTGAAAGAGTACTGGAAAAGTACTACTGAAATTATACCTTTGCTTGCCCGTGCTGGCATGCTTATAAAAGTTGGTCCGAGGAAGGAATATTCTACGACATTTTCTGCGTCAGAGATGCCAGATGATGCCAATCACCAGGGTCGTGAAGGCGCATTGCATAAGTTAGTCATACGTTTCTGTGTGCAATATAACTTGCCATACCTACTGGAGCTCTATCTGGACAACTGTAACTTGGCTCCTGAAAAGGATTGTATCCCTTTACTCAAAGACGCTGCA GGTGATTGCAAGTGGGCACAATGGTTACTCTTCTCCAGGATCAAAGGTCTTGAGTATGAGGCATCATTCTCTAATGCCCGTTGGAATTTGTCACAGAAAATGATTAATAGTAGTAATCTTACTGCTGTTGAGATTGATGAAATGTTGTATACAGTTGATGATATGGCTGAACGAATTGGTGAAATGTCTGCACTGGCTACCTTAATGTATGCTTCAGCACCAATTCAGAAATCCATATGTACAGGAAGTGTGAACAGAAGTCGTGGTTTGCCATCTCAGTGCACATTAGAGAACCTGGGTCCTTGTCTCCAGCAATTTCCCACGCTATGGAAAACCCTTTATTCTGCTTGTTTTGGGCAAGGTGAATATGGGTGTTTAAACTACTCTCCTGCCAATG TGTTTGGAAAATCATCAATTTCAGAGTACTTGCGATGGCGCTATAGCATTTTTTCCTCTGCTGGAGGAGACACTTCGTTGTTGCAAATGGTTCCATGTTGGGTCCCAAAGTCTATTAGACGATTAATTCAACTCTTTGAACAG GGCCCTTTTGGAATGCAACTGCTATCAAGTGCTCCACCATCTGAAGAGTTATTCACTCACAGTGTCACTGATTATATATACAATTCCACTGGATATACTGACGCCAACGCACTGTCCTTAGAAGCATCGATCCAAAAAAGTGTTGAAGAAGAATTATATTCTTCCCTTGAG GAGAAAGATGTGAGAGTGGAACATCATTTGCACCGTGGTCGAGCCCTAGCTGCTTTCAGGCATCTTCTTGTTAAGAGAGCTTCGCAGTTGAAATCAGCCAGTGCATGTCAAGTGATACCTGCACAGTCTAATGTTCAAGCAGATGTACAATTGATACTTGCTCCTTTAAGTCAAGCTGAACGATCAATTCTTATATCG GTGGCTCCACTAGCCATTACAAACTTTGAGGACTCGGCTCTAGTTGCTTCCTGTATATTCTTGTTGGAACTTTGTGGCCTGTGTGCCAACATGCTTCGTTTAGATATTGCTGCACTTCGACGCATCTCTTCCTACTACAAGTCAGTTCagcaaaaaaaacattttgatCTATCTTCACCTAAGGCCCCAGAGCTCCATATGCAGTCCCATGGAGCTGACATAGCTCCTGCTCTAGCTCGAGCATTAGCCGAAGATTATGTCCAGTCTGATCATCTGCATGTATTGGAGCAGACGCAAACCTCGATGGCTCCCAAGAGGGAACAGACACCACAGCCTCTTATTGCTATTCTGCAGCACCTTGAAAAAGCAAGTTTGCCATCATTAGACGAAGGTAAAACCTGTGGATTTTGGCTTTTGACTGGCATTGGTGATGCATCAGTTTACCGATCCCAGCAGAACGAAGCAAGTCAACATTGGAATTTGGTTACTGAATTCTGTCAGGCACACCATCTCCCACTAAGTACAAAATACCTTGCTTTACTGGCCAATGACAATGATTGG GTTGGTTTTTTAACGGAAGCTCAGATAGCTGGATTCCCAATTGAAGTTGTTATTGAAGTG GCAGCCAAAGAGATAAGGGATTCAAGACTAAGGACTCACATATTGACTGTTTTAAAAAATATGATGTCACTTAGAAGGAAATCATCCGGTAATATACCTTCAGGAAGTAGTGATTCATCTTTCTCTGCTGTTGATGGCAATAATCCTGTGGAACTTTTCGGCATTCTTGGAGTCTGCGAAAAACAAAAGAACCCTGGGGAGGCACTCCTGAATAAAGCAAAACAAATGCAGTGGTCGTTGCTAGCCATGATTGCTTCATGCTTTCCAGATGTAACTCCTCTCTCATGCTTAAGTGTTTGGCTTGAGATTACAGCCGCAAG GGAGATGTCCTCGATCAAGGTGGATGATATTTCCTCGAAAATCGCAAAGAATGTTGAATCTGCTGTTGTGGCCACAAACAAATTGCCAGGCACTTGTAGGAATGTGGAATTTCGTTACAATAGAAAGAATCCAAAGCGAAGACGGTTTCTTGAAGCCTCACCGGAAAAGTTCACAATGTGTTTCTCGTTGGATAGCTCATGTGGGCCAAATTCTGCTGCAACTTCCTATCCTGCAGATATTGATGCTCATCAAGAAAGTGGAAGGTCAATCTCTGGAGAAACTATAATGTCTGTTGATATTGATGAAAGGCTTGCATGTTTATCCAGCATGGTAGCAGTGCTTTGTGAACAACAACTGTTTCTACCATTGCTTAGAGCTTTTGAAATGTTTCTGCCTTCTTGCTCCCTTCTTTCCTTCATACGTTCTCTGCAG GCATTTTCTCAAATGCGTCTGCCCGAGGCTTCTGCACATTTGGCATCATTTTCAGTGAGAATAAAAGATGAAGCTTCTCATACTCAACTAAACTCCTCTAAGGAAGTGTCTGTTCTAGCAGGATGGGTAGCTGCTACAGCTGTTAAAGCTGCAGATGCTGTACTCTCAACTTGTCCATCAATTTATGAGAAGAGGTGTTTACTGCAGCTTCTTTCTGGTGTGGATTTTGCTGACAGTGGCTCTTCATCATCTTACTTTAGCCGAAGATATTGGAAGATTAACCTGTCCGAACCTGATTTGCATAAAGACACTGATATCTACGACTGGAATGATTTCATGGATGACGCTTGTCTTTTAACATCATTAGAAAAGGATGGTCAATGGGAGCAAGCTCGCACATGGGCAAGACAACTGGAGTCGAGTGACATAGCTTGGGAGTCTACTCTTGACCATGTCACTGAATCACAG GCAGAAGCCATGGTTGCTGAATGGAAGGAGTTTCTTTGGGATATCCCACAAGAACGTGCAGCCTTGTGGGGTCACTGTCAATCTCTCTTCATGAGATACTCTTTACCTCCTTTAAAG GCTGGATTATTTTTCCTTAAGCATGCTGAAGCAGTAGGTAAAGAGATACCAGCAAGAGAGCTTCATGAAATACTACTGCTATCTCTACAATGGCTAAGTGGAACTATGACTAAATCCTCTCC AGTCTATCCTCTTCATCTTCTACGAGATATTGAGACCAGGGTTTGGCTCCTGGCTGTTGAGTCCGAGAGCCAGTCCAAGGCTGATGGTGAATTTGCCACTCCCGCTGTTGCTCACAACATAGCTGTTGGAAACGGTACCAGTATTATAGAACAGACTGCTGATGTCATCACAAAAATAGACAGCAATATGGGTTCGCCACACATGAAAGCTACAGAAAGGAATGGCATAAGGGACAATTTATCATGCCAGCATGTGCAACTTTTCGAGTCTAACAGTGAAGCATCTTcaacaacaataaataacaCAAGAGGAAAGCGAAGGGTGAAAACAAATTTACCACTTAGACGAGGTGTCAATGATAATTTTGAAAGTAGAACTAGTGATCTGGATAACAATTCTAACAATTTTCAAAGTTCAAAGATTGGTGAACAAGCTAGAAATATACTTTCTGAAGAGGAATTTGCAAAGATGGAAGAATCTTTATCTGGTTGGGAACAAAATGTTAGGCCTGTGGATATGGAGAAGGCTGTGCTTTCCTTACTGGAATTTGGGCAAATAACTGCTGCTAAGCAACTCCAGCAAAAGCTGTCTCCATCATATATTCCCGAAGAACTTGTCCTTGTTGATGTTGCTTTAAAAATTGCCAATAACAGCAGTATAGGGATCAGTTTGTCATGCTTTGACACGGAGGCTCTTTCAATACTTCAATCACTGGGAGTAGCAAGTAGCAGCGATATGATCGACCCGTTACAG GTTATGGAGAAACTAGCTGTGAAATGTGGCGAGGGCCGTGGACGAGCTCTTATTAGGAGAATAATAGCAGTTATTCGAACTGCTAAATTATTGGGACTCCCATTTTCCGAAGCATTTGAGAAACAGCCAATTGAAATTCTACAGTTGCTTTCCCTGAAAGCTCAGGATTCTTTTGATGAAGCTAAATTTCTGGTGGAAACACACATCATGCCTGCATCTAGCATTGCAAGAATTCTCGCTGATTCGTTTCTAAAG GGGCTTTTAGCTGCACATCGTGGAGGTTATCTGGATTCCCAAAAGGAAGAAGGTCCTGCACCACTATTGTGGAGATCAAGTGACTTCTTAAAGTGGGCAAAATTATGTCCATCAGAACCAGAAATTGGTCATGCTTTAATGCGTTTGGTAATGACTGGACATGAAGTACCGCATGCTTGTGAG GTTGAACTCCTAATATTGTCACACCACTTCTACATGTCATCTTCTTGTCTTGACGGAGTGGATGTTCTTGTAACATTTGCAGCAAATAGAGTGGACTCATATGTTTTAGAGGGGGATTTTCCTTGTTTAGCTCGCTTAATCACTGGAGTGAGCAATTTCCATTCCTTGAGCTTCATTCTTTCCATCCTTGTAGAGAATGGCCAATTGGAGTTGCTACTTCAAAAGTATTCTGCCACTGACACAGCTACTGGGACGCCTGCATCGGTTCGAGGATTTAGGATGGCTGTTATTACATCACTGAAACAGTTTAATCCGAATGACGACGACGCTCTCTCAATG GTATACAGGCACTTCGACATGAAGCATGAGGCTGCTTCTCTCCTTGAATTGCGTGCAGAGCAATACATGAACAGCTGGTTATCGCGATACGACAAGGAGCGGAGAAATGATGAACTCCTTGAGGCTATGCATCACCTCGTAGAGACAGCTGAGGTTCTTTCAACAATTGATGCCGGCCAAAGAACACATCGTGCTTGTGCCCGTGCTTCTCTTCTGTCACTTCAGATTCGGATACCTGATCTTCTGTGGATTGGTCTTTCTGAAACCAATGCCCGGCGGATATTTGTGGAACAATCTAGATTCCAGGAAGCCCTTATTGTTGCTGAAGCATACAACATAAATCAGCCCATGGAATGGGCTCCAGTCTTTTGGAACCAAATGCTGAAACCAGATCTAATTGAGCAATTCGTGGCTGAGTTTGTATCAGTGCTGCCCCTGCAGCCGCCAATGCTTCTAGAGCTTGCAAGGTTTTACAGGGCGGAGGTTGCAGCTAGGGGGGAGCAATCACACTTCTCTGTCTGGCTTTCGCCCGGAGGCTTGCCTGCAGAGTGGGTGAAACATCTTGGCAGATCATTCAGAAGCCTGCTGCGTAGAACGAGGGACATGAGGCTGAGGCTGCAGTTAGCAGCCCTGGCGACAGGCTTCGTTGATGTCCTTGATATATGCAATAAAGTTTTGGACAAAGTCCCAGAGAATGCTGGCCCGCTGATCCTAAGGAAGGGCCATGGGGGTGCATACCTTCCTCTTATGTAA